In Tsuneonella amylolytica, one genomic interval encodes:
- a CDS encoding L,D-transpeptidase family protein: MTAWFPLASMSAPRIEAQPVLLEAAPVAAELDLPPPAPPVPTVQDMMADGVVIVVSKPSQRMFVFRDGELWKESPVSTGKKGHTTPSGVFAILQKRVKHRSNIYSNAPMPFMQRLTWSGIALHAGHLPGYPASHGCIRLPRAFAASLYQLTKFGSTAVIVTDAPLIRSSAAATLAGLVDSPVPDDGTLPGAEPVRLAAAAMERMPSALAAQAAAPERAGPVRRGGGQTIQLAAATSPGEATAHWSRLVRARPDLAGLDRTIEPATVNSKRYYRLRVTAPGAHALCGTLKRSGIDCFAVS, from the coding sequence ATGACGGCCTGGTTTCCGCTCGCGAGCATGTCCGCGCCGCGCATCGAAGCCCAACCTGTCCTGCTGGAAGCCGCGCCCGTCGCGGCCGAACTTGACCTCCCTCCGCCGGCTCCGCCCGTCCCCACGGTGCAAGACATGATGGCGGACGGCGTGGTCATCGTGGTGAGCAAGCCGTCGCAGCGGATGTTCGTCTTCCGCGACGGCGAGCTGTGGAAGGAGAGCCCGGTTTCCACCGGCAAGAAGGGGCACACGACACCTTCGGGCGTGTTCGCGATCCTGCAGAAGCGGGTGAAGCACCGTTCCAACATCTACAGCAACGCGCCGATGCCGTTCATGCAGCGCCTGACGTGGAGCGGTATCGCGCTTCATGCCGGCCACCTGCCGGGGTACCCCGCCTCGCACGGCTGCATCCGCCTGCCGCGCGCGTTTGCCGCATCGCTCTACCAGCTGACGAAATTCGGTTCGACCGCCGTGATCGTGACCGACGCTCCGTTGATCCGCTCGTCCGCGGCCGCGACGCTGGCCGGTCTGGTCGATTCGCCCGTGCCAGACGACGGGACGTTGCCCGGGGCCGAACCCGTTCGCCTGGCGGCGGCCGCGATGGAACGGATGCCATCTGCGCTCGCAGCACAGGCCGCCGCGCCGGAGCGTGCCGGGCCGGTGCGGCGGGGCGGGGGGCAGACCATTCAGCTCGCCGCGGCGACGTCGCCGGGGGAGGCGACGGCGCACTGGAGCCGGCTCGTCCGGGCGCGGCCCGACCTGGCCGGTCTTGACCGCACGATCGAACCTGCGACCGTCAATTCGAAGCGGTACTACCGGTTGCGCGTGACCGCTCCGGGCGCGCATGCATTGTGCGGCACCCTCAAGCGATCCGGTATAGACTGCTTCGCGGTAAGCTAG
- a CDS encoding DOMON-like domain-containing protein encodes MQTHRLTAHPSRPPLAVTAVEAKVIGHTADWLRVRWRVEGSGKLVVPPFAGRGRADELWRTTCFELFLRPVGGAAYSEFNLSPSERWAAYDFASYREGMTERPASREPDCAMRQGSTFAIFDAAIPADLIPLGRCDANFAAVVEEEGGAVSYWALAHPEAKPDFHDPSCFVAEVGPPDGS; translated from the coding sequence ATGCAAACGCATCGATTGACGGCCCATCCTTCCCGGCCGCCGCTTGCGGTGACCGCGGTGGAGGCCAAGGTAATCGGGCACACGGCCGACTGGCTGCGTGTGCGCTGGCGGGTGGAAGGCAGCGGCAAGCTTGTCGTCCCGCCGTTCGCCGGTCGGGGGCGCGCCGACGAGCTTTGGCGCACGACCTGTTTCGAACTGTTCCTGCGACCGGTGGGCGGCGCGGCCTACAGCGAATTCAACCTGTCACCGTCGGAGCGCTGGGCGGCATACGACTTCGCCTCCTATCGCGAGGGCATGACCGAGCGGCCCGCCTCGCGCGAGCCCGACTGCGCGATGCGCCAGGGAAGCACGTTCGCCATTTTCGATGCGGCCATTCCGGCCGACCTCATCCCCTTGGGGCGCTGCGATGCGAACTTCGCGGCCGTCGTGGAGGAGGAGGGCGGGGCCGTCAGCTACTGGGCGCTGGCGCATCCCGAAGCCAAGCCCGACTTCCACGACCCGTCTTGCTTCGTCGCCGAGGTTGGGCCACCCGACGGATCATGA
- a CDS encoding vWA domain-containing protein — translation MFFNFVDELRAAGIPASFKEHLTLLEALEQDVIEQTPEAFYYLSRATFVKDEGLIDRFDQVFQKVFKGVLTDYGQQQVDIPADWLKAVAEKFLTEEEMAEIKSLGSWDEIMETLKKRLEEQQKRHEGGNKWIGTGGTSPYGNDGYNPEGVRIGGESKHKRALKVWEKREFKNLDNTRELGTRNIKMALRRLRRFAREGAADQLDLDATIEGTAKQGWLDIHMRPERRNAVKLLLFLDVGGSMDPFIKLVEELFSAATAEFKNLEFFYFHNCLYEGVWKDNRRRWAERTKTWDVLHKYGHDYKIVFVGDAAMSPYEITHPGGSVEHMNEEAGATWMQRVTNTYPATVWLNPVPEQQWGYSQSTKVMKQLVNDRMYPLTLDGLDDAMRELSRKHG, via the coding sequence ATGTTCTTCAACTTCGTCGACGAGCTGCGCGCGGCGGGCATTCCCGCCAGCTTCAAGGAACACCTCACACTGCTCGAGGCGCTCGAGCAGGACGTGATCGAACAGACGCCCGAAGCGTTCTACTACCTCAGCCGGGCGACCTTCGTGAAGGACGAAGGGTTGATCGACCGGTTCGACCAGGTCTTCCAGAAGGTCTTCAAGGGCGTTCTGACGGACTACGGCCAGCAGCAGGTCGACATCCCCGCCGACTGGCTGAAGGCGGTCGCCGAGAAGTTCCTCACCGAGGAGGAAATGGCCGAGATCAAGTCCCTCGGCTCGTGGGACGAGATCATGGAGACGTTGAAGAAGCGGCTCGAGGAACAACAGAAGCGCCATGAAGGCGGCAACAAGTGGATCGGCACCGGCGGCACCAGCCCGTACGGCAACGACGGCTACAATCCCGAGGGCGTGCGGATCGGTGGAGAGAGCAAACACAAGCGCGCACTCAAGGTCTGGGAAAAGCGCGAGTTCAAGAACCTCGACAACACGCGCGAACTGGGCACCCGCAACATCAAAATGGCGCTCCGCCGCCTGCGCCGGTTTGCGCGCGAGGGGGCGGCCGACCAGCTCGATCTCGACGCGACGATCGAGGGGACGGCCAAGCAGGGCTGGCTCGACATCCACATGCGGCCCGAACGGCGCAATGCGGTCAAGTTGCTGCTCTTCCTCGACGTGGGCGGATCGATGGACCCGTTCATCAAGCTCGTCGAGGAGCTGTTCAGCGCCGCCACGGCGGAGTTCAAGAACCTCGAGTTCTTCTATTTCCACAACTGCCTCTACGAAGGCGTGTGGAAGGACAACCGCCGCCGCTGGGCGGAACGGACGAAGACCTGGGACGTGCTCCACAAGTACGGTCACGATTACAAGATCGTGTTCGTGGGCGACGCGGCGATGAGCCCGTACGAAATTACCCATCCGGGCGGCAGCGTCGAGCACATGAACGAGGAAGCCGGGGCGACCTGGATGCAGCGGGTCACGAACACGTATCCCGCGACCGTGTGGCTGAACCCGGTGCCCGAACAGCAATGGGGCTATTCGCAGTCGACCAAGGTGATGAAGCAGCTGGTTAACGACCGGATGTACCCGCTCACGCTCGACGGGCTCGACGACGCCATGCGGGAGCTGAGCCGGAAGCACGGCTGA
- a CDS encoding spinster family MFS transporter — MATAPAQQATRRGVTATMWILLIVYIFNFIDRQIVNILAEPIAKDLNLSDTQIGLMTGLAFALFYTVLGLPIARYADRPQTSRPRLIAVALATWSAMTAICGIAQNFWQLLLARIGVGVGEAGCTPAAHSLISDIVPNERRASALAFYALGIPVGTLLGMIIGGQLADAVGWRMAFVIVGLPGVIMAVVVWTVLKEPRFSDVFRERAAAQAAQQADEPVLPLIPRIRAMLKPILGSRAMVLLLVAASSAAFLSYGKTTWATIFFQRTHGLSPGEVGLYFGIVNGIAGILGTWLGGKIADRWGAINRRHVLTAPAIGMAVAIPIAYLGYAAEDWRIALVLLFLPTVLNSLYYGPVYSSVQGLVPIRSRAMAAAVLLFFQNLIGLGFGPLLFGMLSDAIKPSFGEDSVQVVLYTATLLGLLPAFFFWRCSLRLNDELDRQ, encoded by the coding sequence ATGGCGACTGCCCCGGCCCAACAGGCCACCCGGCGCGGCGTGACCGCGACAATGTGGATCCTGCTGATCGTCTACATCTTCAATTTCATCGACCGGCAGATCGTCAACATCCTTGCCGAGCCGATCGCGAAGGATCTTAACCTCTCCGACACCCAGATCGGGTTGATGACGGGCCTCGCGTTCGCCCTGTTCTACACGGTGCTCGGCCTGCCCATCGCCCGGTATGCCGACCGGCCGCAGACGAGCCGGCCGCGGTTGATCGCGGTAGCGCTGGCCACCTGGTCGGCGATGACCGCCATCTGCGGTATCGCACAGAATTTCTGGCAACTTCTCCTGGCGCGTATCGGCGTCGGAGTGGGGGAAGCGGGATGCACTCCTGCGGCGCATTCGCTGATCAGCGACATCGTACCCAACGAACGGCGCGCTTCGGCTCTTGCGTTCTATGCGCTGGGTATCCCGGTCGGAACCCTGCTCGGCATGATCATCGGCGGCCAGCTCGCCGACGCGGTCGGCTGGCGCATGGCGTTCGTCATCGTCGGACTTCCGGGTGTGATCATGGCTGTCGTCGTGTGGACCGTCCTGAAGGAGCCCCGCTTTTCGGACGTGTTCCGCGAGCGGGCGGCGGCGCAAGCGGCCCAGCAGGCCGACGAACCCGTGCTTCCGCTGATCCCGCGTATCCGCGCGATGCTGAAGCCCATCCTGGGCTCGCGCGCGATGGTCCTTCTGCTGGTCGCAGCCTCCAGCGCGGCCTTCCTCAGCTATGGCAAGACGACCTGGGCGACGATCTTCTTCCAGCGTACGCACGGTCTTTCTCCGGGCGAAGTCGGCCTGTACTTCGGTATCGTCAACGGTATCGCCGGCATCCTTGGCACATGGCTGGGCGGCAAGATCGCCGACCGCTGGGGGGCCATCAATCGCCGGCATGTGCTGACCGCGCCGGCGATCGGAATGGCCGTTGCGATCCCCATCGCCTACCTCGGGTATGCGGCCGAAGACTGGCGTATCGCGCTTGTCCTCCTGTTTCTTCCCACCGTCCTCAATTCGCTCTACTACGGGCCGGTCTATTCGAGCGTGCAGGGGCTTGTCCCGATCCGCTCGCGCGCGATGGCGGCCGCAGTGCTGCTGTTCTTCCAGAACCTCATCGGGCTGGGCTTCGGACCACTGCTGTTCGGAATGCTGTCGGACGCAATCAAGCCGAGCTTCGGCGAGGACAGCGTGCAGGTGGTTCTGTACACCGCAACTCTGCTGGGGCTTCTGCCGGCATTCTTCTTCTGGCGCTGCAGCCTGCGACTGAACGACGAACTCGACCGGCAATAA
- the parE gene encoding DNA topoisomerase IV subunit B, which yields MPDDDLFANPPATSGDYDASSIEVLEGLEPVRRRPGMYIGGTDDRALHHLAAEVLDNAMDEAVAGHANRIEVELGEGNVLTISDNGRGIPVGEHPKFPGKSTLEVILTTLHSGGKFSGKAYATSGGLHGVGVSVVNALSDHTRVEVARNRELFAQEFSKGAPTGSIQKLGGTPNRRGTTVSFHPDAEIFGDRLFSAKRLFKLARSKAYLYAGVEIRWKCAPSLAADDVPAEATFQFPGGLADHLAEQVAGRECVTSQPFAGRQDFPDEGGRVEWAIAWPLWSDGSFSWYCNTVPTPDGGTHEQGLRAALTKGLRAFAELTGAKKAKDISADDVMTGAEVMLSVFIRDPQFQSQTKDRLTSPEAARLVENAVRDHFDHFLSDNMERGRALLASVMERMDERLRRKAEREVKRKTATNAKKLRLPGKLTDCTGEGDGETELFIVEGDSAGGSAKQARDRKTQAILPIRGKILNVASASADKIRANSEIADLTLALGCGTRKDCNADQLRYDRIVIMTDADVDGAHIATLLMTFFFQEMPDVVRQGALYLAQPPLYRLTAGKESAYARDDAHRAELEATVFKGKKVEVSRFKGLGEMNPQQLRETTMAPASRSLIRITLPAEHEQRHAIRELVDQLMGRNPENRFNFIQNNAGEFDREMIDA from the coding sequence ATGCCCGACGACGACCTGTTCGCCAATCCGCCCGCCACCAGCGGCGATTACGACGCCTCCTCGATCGAGGTGCTGGAGGGGCTCGAGCCCGTCCGCCGGCGGCCGGGCATGTACATCGGCGGGACCGACGACCGCGCGCTGCACCACCTCGCCGCCGAAGTTCTCGACAATGCGATGGACGAAGCGGTGGCCGGCCACGCCAACCGTATCGAGGTGGAACTCGGCGAAGGCAACGTCCTCACCATCAGCGACAACGGGCGCGGCATTCCGGTGGGCGAGCACCCCAAGTTTCCCGGCAAGTCCACGCTGGAGGTGATCCTCACAACGCTCCATTCGGGCGGCAAGTTCTCGGGCAAGGCCTACGCCACCAGCGGCGGCCTCCACGGTGTGGGCGTCAGCGTGGTCAATGCGCTCAGCGACCACACCCGGGTCGAGGTCGCCCGCAACCGCGAGCTTTTCGCGCAGGAATTCTCAAAAGGCGCGCCGACCGGATCGATCCAGAAGCTGGGCGGCACGCCGAACCGGCGGGGCACGACCGTCTCCTTCCACCCCGACGCGGAAATCTTCGGCGACCGGCTGTTCAGCGCGAAGCGCCTGTTCAAGCTCGCCCGGTCGAAGGCGTATCTCTACGCCGGGGTCGAAATCCGCTGGAAATGCGCACCCTCGCTCGCCGCGGACGACGTGCCGGCCGAGGCGACGTTCCAATTCCCCGGCGGCCTAGCCGATCACCTGGCCGAACAGGTCGCCGGGCGCGAGTGCGTCACCAGCCAGCCATTCGCCGGGCGGCAGGACTTTCCGGACGAGGGTGGCCGGGTCGAATGGGCGATCGCTTGGCCGCTGTGGTCCGACGGGTCGTTCAGCTGGTACTGCAACACCGTGCCCACCCCCGACGGCGGCACGCATGAACAGGGCCTGCGCGCCGCGCTCACCAAGGGCTTGCGCGCCTTCGCCGAGCTGACCGGCGCGAAGAAGGCCAAGGACATCTCGGCCGACGACGTGATGACCGGCGCGGAAGTGATGCTCAGCGTCTTCATCCGCGATCCGCAATTCCAGTCGCAGACCAAGGACCGGCTCACCTCGCCCGAAGCCGCGCGACTGGTCGAGAACGCGGTGCGCGATCACTTCGACCATTTTCTCTCCGACAACATGGAGCGCGGCCGCGCCCTCCTCGCCTCGGTCATGGAGCGGATGGACGAGCGCCTGCGCCGGAAGGCCGAACGCGAGGTCAAGCGCAAGACCGCGACCAACGCCAAGAAGCTGCGGCTTCCCGGCAAGCTGACCGACTGCACCGGCGAAGGCGACGGCGAGACCGAACTGTTCATCGTCGAAGGCGACAGCGCCGGCGGCAGCGCCAAGCAGGCACGCGACCGCAAGACGCAGGCGATCCTGCCGATCCGCGGCAAGATCCTTAACGTCGCCAGCGCCAGCGCCGACAAGATTCGCGCCAATTCGGAAATCGCCGATCTCACCCTCGCATTGGGCTGCGGCACGCGGAAGGACTGCAACGCCGACCAGTTGCGCTACGACCGCATCGTCATCATGACCGACGCCGATGTCGACGGCGCGCATATCGCGACGCTGCTGATGACGTTCTTCTTCCAGGAAATGCCCGACGTCGTGCGGCAGGGTGCGCTCTATCTCGCCCAACCCCCGCTTTACCGCCTCACCGCCGGGAAGGAGAGTGCATACGCTCGCGACGACGCCCACCGCGCCGAGCTGGAGGCCACCGTGTTCAAGGGGAAGAAGGTCGAGGTCTCGCGCTTCAAGGGGCTCGGCGAAATGAACCCGCAGCAGCTGCGCGAAACCACGATGGCACCTGCCAGCCGCAGCCTCATCCGGATCACCCTGCCGGCCGAACACGAACAGCGCCACGCGATCCGCGAACTGGTCGACCAGCTGATGGGCCGCAATCCGGAAAACCGGTTCAACTTCATCCAGAACAACGCCGGCGAATTCGACCGCGAGATGATCGACGCCTGA
- a CDS encoding PilZ domain-containing protein, translated as MVQDRESERHSVEVWGHYRTPNGGKRDVPIKDLSESGAKFYDKFSSLMPGAEISLKIETLGPFPATIRWQEGGYVGVAFHSKLYGPTFDHIRLRLSRQ; from the coding sequence ATGGTCCAGGATCGCGAAAGCGAACGACATTCCGTAGAAGTATGGGGGCATTACCGCACGCCGAACGGCGGCAAGCGGGACGTGCCGATCAAGGACCTTTCCGAGAGCGGAGCCAAGTTCTACGACAAGTTCTCCAGCCTGATGCCGGGTGCCGAGATCAGCCTGAAGATCGAGACGCTGGGCCCCTTCCCCGCGACGATCCGCTGGCAGGAAGGCGGCTACGTGGGCGTCGCGTTCCACAGCAAGCTCTACGGCCCGACGTTCGACCACATCCGCCTGCGACTGAGCCGCCAGTAG
- a CDS encoding exo-beta-N-acetylmuramidase NamZ family protein, with the protein MKFGIDRLLEEPSLLAQLKGRRVALVAHPASVTADLTHSLDALVAAGVNVTSAFGPQHGLKGDKQDNMVETADETDPQYGIPVFSLYGDVRRPSGQMMSTADVFLFDLQDLGCRIYTFVTTLLYLLEAAAQHGKEVWVLDRPNPAGRPIEGTLLVGGQESFVGAAEMPMRHGLTMGEMGHWFIRRFGIDVAYRVVEMDSWRPDDAPGFGWPEDRVWINPSPNAASLNMARAYAGTVMLEGTNLSEGRGTTRPLEVLFGAPDLEPLAVLREMRDFAPDWLAGCAIRPCYFEPTFHKHAKTLCGGLMIHAEHAFYDHHAFRPWRLQALAFKAIRRLHPDYDLWRDFAYEYEFGRLAIDVINGGPALRAWVDDPASVPDDLETVAGTDEAAWREQISPVLLY; encoded by the coding sequence ATGAAATTCGGCATCGACCGGCTCTTGGAAGAGCCAAGCCTTCTTGCGCAACTCAAAGGCCGCCGCGTCGCGCTCGTCGCGCACCCGGCGTCGGTAACGGCGGATCTGACGCACAGTCTCGACGCGCTGGTCGCCGCTGGGGTGAACGTCACCAGCGCGTTCGGTCCGCAGCATGGGTTGAAGGGCGACAAGCAGGACAACATGGTCGAGACCGCGGACGAGACCGATCCGCAGTACGGCATCCCAGTATTCAGCCTTTATGGCGACGTGCGCCGTCCCAGCGGCCAGATGATGAGCACCGCCGACGTGTTCCTGTTCGACCTGCAGGACCTCGGCTGCCGGATCTACACCTTCGTCACCACGCTGCTCTACCTGCTCGAAGCGGCGGCGCAGCACGGCAAGGAAGTCTGGGTGCTCGATCGCCCGAACCCGGCCGGTCGCCCGATCGAAGGGACACTGCTCGTTGGGGGGCAGGAAAGTTTCGTCGGTGCGGCGGAAATGCCGATGCGGCATGGGCTGACGATGGGCGAGATGGGCCACTGGTTCATCCGCCGGTTCGGGATCGACGTGGCATACCGTGTCGTCGAAATGGATAGCTGGCGGCCCGACGATGCGCCGGGCTTCGGCTGGCCGGAGGATCGGGTATGGATAAATCCCAGTCCCAACGCCGCCAGCCTCAACATGGCGCGCGCCTATGCCGGGACGGTGATGCTGGAGGGGACCAACCTCAGCGAAGGGCGGGGGACGACGCGGCCACTCGAGGTGTTGTTCGGTGCCCCCGACCTCGAACCACTGGCGGTCCTACGCGAGATGCGGGACTTCGCGCCCGACTGGCTGGCCGGTTGCGCGATCCGGCCGTGCTATTTCGAGCCGACGTTTCACAAGCATGCAAAGACGCTGTGCGGCGGCTTGATGATCCATGCCGAACACGCGTTCTACGATCACCACGCATTTCGCCCGTGGCGTTTGCAGGCGCTCGCATTCAAGGCGATTCGCCGCCTGCACCCGGACTACGACCTGTGGCGCGACTTCGCCTACGAGTACGAATTCGGCCGCCTCGCAATCGATGTCATCAACGGCGGTCCGGCCCTGCGCGCGTGGGTCGACGACCCCGCATCCGTGCCGGACGATCTCGAAACGGTCGCCGGTACCGACGAGGCGGCGTGGCGCGAACAGATCTCCCCGGTTCTGCTGTACTGA
- a CDS encoding AAA family ATPase, with product MVDRFEGTSSYIATEDLKVAVNAAVTLRRPLLVKGEPGTGKTVLAYEIAKAVGAPLIEWNVKSTTKAHQGLYEYDAVARLRDGQLGEERVHDIRNYIKRGKLWEAFTSEQLPVLLIDEIDKADIEFPNDLLQELDRMRFDVYETQETIAANERPIVVITSNNEKELPDAFLRRCFFHYIKFPDRDTMREIIEVHYPGIQKMLVTKAMDVFYEIRDVPGLKKKPSTSELLDWLKLLLNEDMPLEVLQDRDPTKAIPPLHGALLKNEQDVMLFERLAFMARRQN from the coding sequence ATGGTCGATCGGTTCGAGGGCACCAGCAGTTACATCGCCACCGAGGACCTCAAGGTCGCGGTGAACGCGGCGGTGACGCTGCGCCGTCCGCTGCTGGTGAAGGGCGAACCGGGCACCGGCAAGACGGTGCTCGCCTACGAGATCGCGAAGGCGGTCGGCGCGCCGCTCATCGAGTGGAACGTGAAGTCCACCACCAAGGCACACCAGGGCCTTTACGAATACGACGCGGTCGCCCGTTTGCGCGACGGACAGCTCGGCGAGGAGCGGGTCCACGACATCCGCAACTACATCAAGCGCGGCAAGCTGTGGGAGGCGTTCACTTCCGAGCAGCTGCCCGTGCTGCTGATCGACGAGATCGACAAGGCCGACATCGAGTTTCCGAACGACCTGCTGCAGGAACTCGACCGGATGCGGTTCGACGTTTACGAAACGCAGGAGACGATCGCCGCGAACGAACGGCCCATCGTCGTCATCACTTCGAACAACGAAAAGGAATTGCCCGACGCCTTCCTGCGCCGGTGCTTCTTCCACTACATCAAGTTCCCCGATCGCGACACGATGCGCGAGATTATCGAGGTGCACTATCCCGGCATCCAGAAGATGCTGGTGACCAAGGCGATGGACGTCTTCTACGAAATCCGCGACGTGCCCGGCCTCAAGAAGAAGCCGTCGACCAGCGAGCTGCTCGACTGGCTCAAACTGCTGCTGAACGAGGACATGCCGCTGGAAGTCCTGCAGGACCGCGATCCGACCAAGGCGATCCCGCCGCTGCACGGTGCGCTGCTTAAGAACGAGCAGGACGTAATGTTGTTCGAACGCCTCGCCTTCATGGCGCGGCGGCAGAACTGA
- a CDS encoding methyl-accepting chemotaxis protein: MKLNSIDIAAGHGIDRISASCGEVTVGCTDVAGIIESVMVSSEKLRAEHSALQETVSALEKDQMRVAQASDEARLLSERAIERLSEGSSLISSSLGQITDLLELVETLTQHVTGFAAAMAQVRSSAQEIDQIAETTNILALNATIEAMRAGDAGRTFAVVANEVKSLASDTRRATEEIGRTIDTLGKEADEVISKIESGAKSSAEAKLSVGQIQHTMRSVNELIVEVDGQNDSITRATATISNHVHAVQDVLESFDRAAIENEHRLSGAHAKIEDLELTASAMFDELVKAGLSPADSAMVDKAQSYAREIVARAEEAVAAGELTGTDLFDQSYREIPGSNPPRFRTGLSDWADRNWRPVNDRVVAEGGPIKMCSQADMKGFLPTHVSDRSRQPTGDIAHDTKYCRNGRILFDAIDRKAKTSDAPYMMAVYRQEGDGRTYEIVRNVYVPLVINGRRWGDFELAYVL; the protein is encoded by the coding sequence ATGAAACTCAATTCGATCGACATCGCCGCCGGTCACGGCATCGACCGCATTTCCGCCAGCTGCGGCGAAGTCACCGTCGGTTGCACCGACGTGGCCGGCATCATCGAATCGGTGATGGTAAGCTCGGAAAAACTGCGGGCCGAACATTCGGCGCTGCAGGAAACCGTCTCCGCGCTAGAGAAGGACCAGATGCGCGTCGCACAGGCGAGCGACGAGGCGCGCCTGCTGTCCGAACGCGCAATCGAACGGCTGAGCGAGGGGTCGAGCCTGATCTCATCGTCGCTCGGCCAGATCACCGACCTGCTCGAACTCGTCGAGACGCTGACCCAGCACGTCACCGGCTTCGCCGCCGCGATGGCGCAGGTGCGTTCGAGCGCGCAGGAGATCGACCAGATCGCCGAGACGACCAATATCCTCGCCCTCAACGCCACGATCGAGGCGATGCGCGCGGGCGATGCGGGCCGGACCTTCGCGGTCGTGGCGAACGAGGTGAAAAGCCTCGCCAGCGATACCCGCCGCGCGACCGAGGAGATCGGGCGCACGATCGACACGCTGGGCAAGGAAGCCGACGAGGTCATCTCGAAAATCGAGAGCGGCGCGAAGTCGAGCGCGGAGGCCAAGCTGTCGGTCGGTCAGATCCAGCACACCATGCGCTCGGTCAACGAACTGATCGTCGAGGTCGACGGGCAGAACGACAGCATCACACGCGCCACCGCGACCATCAGCAACCATGTGCACGCGGTGCAGGACGTGCTCGAATCGTTCGACCGCGCGGCGATCGAGAACGAACATCGCCTGTCCGGTGCCCATGCCAAGATCGAGGACCTCGAACTCACCGCAAGCGCCATGTTCGACGAACTGGTGAAGGCCGGCCTCTCGCCCGCCGACAGCGCGATGGTGGACAAGGCGCAGAGCTACGCCCGCGAGATCGTCGCTCGTGCAGAAGAAGCGGTCGCCGCGGGCGAACTGACGGGCACCGACCTGTTCGACCAGTCGTATCGCGAAATCCCCGGCAGCAACCCGCCGCGGTTCAGGACCGGTCTCAGCGACTGGGCAGATCGCAACTGGCGGCCCGTCAACGACCGCGTCGTCGCGGAAGGCGGGCCGATCAAGATGTGCAGCCAGGCCGACATGAAGGGCTTCCTGCCCACCCACGTGTCGGACCGCAGCCGCCAGCCGACCGGCGACATCGCGCACGACACCAAGTATTGCCGCAACGGCCGCATCCTGTTCGATGCGATCGACCGCAAGGCCAAGACCAGCGACGCGCCCTACATGATGGCCGTCTATCGCCAGGAAGGCGACGGCCGGACTTACGAGATCGTTCGCAACGTCTATGTGCCGCTGGTCATCAACGGTCGGCGGTGGGGGGACTTCGAGCTCGCCTACGTCCTCTGA